The proteins below come from a single Osmerus mordax isolate fOsmMor3 chromosome 3, fOsmMor3.pri, whole genome shotgun sequence genomic window:
- the LOC136941123 gene encoding heme-binding protein 2-like, producing the protein MVFLAGLAGLLLVLTVEAKIGNSDLPTSFCTETKECLLYDLVCERDGYEVRHYEPAKWVTTEEKSYIMEVAMTTAFGRLFKYITGSNEAGIEIDMTGPVIIKTEETGNLWDPTTYTMSFLLPSAHQSAPPKPTDETVFFTDMPDMKVYVRSYGGWMLFVSDKLHSHLLSTKLDNVGATYDKNYHYAVGYDSPRKFVNRHNEVWYVAEGEPVCSSPETTTSP; encoded by the exons AT GGTCTTTCTTGCAGGGTTGGCTGGCTTGCTGCTGGTGTTGACAGTAGAAGCCAAAATTGG GAACTCAGATCTACCGACAAGCTTCTGTACTGAGACTAAAGAATGTCTTCTGTACGATCTGGTTTGTGAGAGGGACGGCTATGAG GTGCGTCACTATGAACCCGCCAAATGGGTGACAACAGAGGAGAAATCCTACATCATGGAAGTCGCAATGACAACAGCCTTTGGAAGACTCTTCAAATACATCACTGGCTCAaatgaggctg GTATAGAAATTGACATGACAGGTCCAGTGATTATCAAAACAGAAGAGACAGGCAATTTGTGGGACCCGACCACCTACACCATGAGTTTCCTGTTGCCATCTGCCCACCAAAGTGCTCCTCCCAAACCAACTGATGAAACG GTGTTCTTCACAGACATGCCGGACATGAAAGTGTACGTGAGGAGCTATGGGGGGTGGATGTTGTTCGTGTCCGACAAGCTCCACTCTCACCTTCTGTCCACAAAGCTGGACAATGTCGGGGCCACTTACGACAAAAACTATCATTACGCTGTGGGATATGACAG cCCAAGGAAATTTGTGAACAGGCACAATGAGGTCTGGTATGTGGCGGAAGGAGAACCAGTTTGCTCATCTCCTGAGACCACAACCTCCCCTTGA